The Flavobacterium commune genome contains a region encoding:
- a CDS encoding carboxypeptidase-like regulatory domain-containing protein produces MKTNNFLLLLLFLFGQIIFGQDIRKQIRGLIRVDSTSVEGVNIVNQTTQKTTSTDKNGSFTLFLKEGDELLFSAVNLVTLRKKIVQADLEKAVLIVQLQIESIPLKEVIIKEDSKINAESLGIIPSGQKKYTVAERRLYTARSGFLDRPLNWMSGRTAMLKKELIVAEKEQLMAKLEYLFEENFYIETLKIRKDYIRDFQLYCIENDDFVSSLKSKNKTLSKFYILTLAKNYNKITVYEN; encoded by the coding sequence TTGAAAACAAATAATTTTCTTTTACTATTGCTGTTTTTGTTTGGCCAAATTATTTTTGGTCAGGATATTCGAAAGCAAATCCGTGGACTTATTCGCGTTGATTCTACTTCGGTAGAAGGGGTGAATATTGTTAATCAAACTACTCAAAAAACAACTTCGACCGACAAGAATGGAAGTTTTACACTTTTTTTAAAAGAAGGTGACGAACTGCTGTTTTCTGCGGTAAATCTTGTAACTTTACGTAAAAAGATAGTTCAGGCTGATTTAGAAAAAGCTGTTTTAATAGTTCAGTTACAAATTGAAAGCATCCCGCTCAAAGAAGTAATCATTAAAGAAGATTCCAAAATTAATGCTGAAAGTTTAGGGATTATTCCAAGTGGGCAAAAAAAATATACGGTTGCTGAAAGGAGATTGTACACTGCAAGATCAGGTTTTTTAGACAGGCCGTTGAACTGGATGTCAGGAAGAACAGCGATGCTAAAGAAGGAGTTAATTGTTGCTGAAAAAGAACAATTGATGGCTAAATTAGAATATCTTTTTGAAGAAAATTTTTATATTGAAACATTAAAAATCAGGAAAGATTATATCAGGGATTTTCAGTTGTATTGCATAGAAAATGATGATTTTGTGTCTTCGTTAAAATCAAAAAACAAAACTCTGTCCAAGTTTTATATCTTAACTCTGGCTAAAAATTATAATAAAATAACGGTCTATGAAAACTAA
- a CDS encoding Sec-independent protein translocase subunit TatA/TatB — protein MFGIGGGELVFIMFVVLLLFGSDKIPEIARTMGKAMAQLKNATNDIKHEIQKGAEENGLDAKSLSEMTGGINSQINQVKEDILGDSVVQATKIKEDIEDIAGPVKRSR, from the coding sequence ATGTTTGGTATTGGAGGAGGAGAGTTAGTCTTTATAATGTTTGTAGTTTTATTGTTGTTTGGATCGGATAAGATTCCGGAAATTGCCCGTACAATGGGAAAAGCAATGGCGCAATTAAAAAATGCTACAAATGATATAAAACATGAAATTCAGAAAGGTGCAGAGGAAAATGGTTTAGATGCAAAATCATTGTCAGAAATGACAGGTGGTATCAATTCGCAAATTAATCAGGTAAAAGAAGATATTTTAGGAGATAGTGTTGTTCAGGCAACCAAAATCAAAGAAGATATTGAAGATATTGCCGGTCCGGTAAAACGTAGTCGATAA
- a CDS encoding phosphatase PAP2 family protein, giving the protein MLDKLLSLDVQLLVYLNGLGSESYDSLWLFITKQTNWIPLFLILLYVIYKKIGGKQILYVLLFVALLIFITDQCTNLFKHGVQRLRPCNNPDVYSMIRVVKKTKSFSFFSGHAANSMAAAVFIYHLIKPYFKYTFLLFLWPLIFAYSRIYLGLHYPLDILSGYLFGMLTGWLVFRIYQFTKIKYFPL; this is encoded by the coding sequence ATGTTAGATAAGCTCCTCTCGTTAGATGTTCAATTGTTAGTGTATTTAAATGGACTTGGGTCAGAGTCTTACGATAGTTTGTGGCTTTTTATAACCAAACAAACCAATTGGATTCCACTTTTTTTAATACTACTTTATGTTATTTATAAAAAAATAGGTGGTAAGCAAATATTGTATGTGCTGTTGTTTGTAGCATTACTTATTTTTATTACTGATCAGTGTACTAATTTGTTTAAGCATGGAGTACAGCGATTACGTCCTTGTAATAATCCGGATGTTTATTCGATGATCCGGGTGGTGAAAAAAACAAAATCGTTTAGTTTTTTCTCGGGACATGCAGCAAATAGTATGGCGGCAGCTGTGTTTATTTATCATCTTATTAAACCGTATTTTAAATATACTTTTTTATTATTTCTTTGGCCTTTAATTTTTGCTTATAGCCGAATTTATTTAGGATTGCATTATCCGTTAGATATTTTGAGTGGTTATTTATTTGGAATGTTAACAGGGTGGTTAGTTTTTAGAATATATCAATTTACAAAAATAAAATATTTTCCGCTTTAA
- a CDS encoding O-methyltransferase — MHFISQELEDYIEQHSEKEPELLAALNKETYQKILLPRMLSGHFQGRVLSMLSKLIRPLNILEIGTYTGYSALCLCEGMQENGQLHTIDIKEELVDFQRKHFDKSPWGNQIVQHLGEAVDIIPTLDIKFDLVFIDADKENYLNYFELIVPRMNKGGIILSDNVLWSGKVLEPLNPKDKSTKILLDYNKLLKEDPRVETVLLPIRDGLTVSRVL; from the coding sequence ATGCATTTCATTTCTCAAGAATTAGAAGATTACATCGAGCAACATTCTGAAAAAGAGCCCGAATTATTAGCAGCTTTAAACAAGGAAACCTACCAAAAAATTTTATTGCCACGAATGTTAAGCGGGCATTTCCAAGGCAGGGTTTTAAGCATGTTGTCTAAATTAATTCGTCCGTTGAATATTCTTGAAATTGGAACTTATACCGGTTATTCGGCTTTATGTTTATGCGAAGGTATGCAGGAAAACGGACAATTGCATACCATAGACATCAAAGAAGAATTAGTCGATTTTCAGAGAAAACATTTTGACAAATCACCTTGGGGCAATCAAATTGTTCAACATTTAGGCGAAGCAGTCGATATCATCCCTACGCTTGACATCAAATTTGATTTGGTTTTTATTGATGCCGATAAAGAAAATTACCTGAATTATTTTGAGTTGATTGTTCCCAGAATGAATAAAGGAGGCATTATTTTATCAGACAATGTACTTTGGAGCGGTAAAGTTTTAGAACCTTTAAACCCAAAAGACAAAAGCACAAAAATATTACTTGATTACAATAAATTATTAAAAGAAGACCCAAGAGTAGAAACCGTTTTACTTCCTATTCGAGACGGGCTAACAGTAAGCAGAGTACTTTAA
- the rlmN gene encoding 23S rRNA (adenine(2503)-C(2))-methyltransferase RlmN — protein MQMEKKDIRALSKEELRNFFVANRDKAFRGNQVYEWLWSKGAHTFEDMTNISKGTRAMLEDNFVINHIKVDTMQRSEDGTVKNAVRLHDGLVVESVLIPTETRTTACVSSQVGCSLDCNFCATARLKRMRNLEPGEIYDQVLAIDRESRLYYNHPLSNIVFMGMGEPLMNYNNVIKAISMITSEEGLGMSPKRIMVSTSGIPKMIKKMADDEVKFKLAVSLHSAIDEIRARIMPFSKNFPLADLREALEYWYRKTKSKISYEYVVWKGINDNKASVDALVKFCKYVPCKVNLIEYNPIDDGEFQQASEESINAYIKALEAIGVVVKVRRSRGKDIDAACGQLANKEV, from the coding sequence ATGCAAATGGAGAAAAAAGACATAAGAGCCTTATCTAAAGAAGAATTACGCAATTTTTTTGTTGCTAATCGTGATAAAGCATTTCGTGGAAATCAGGTTTATGAATGGTTGTGGAGTAAGGGAGCGCATACTTTTGAAGATATGACTAATATTTCTAAAGGGACGCGTGCCATGCTGGAGGATAACTTTGTGATTAATCATATCAAAGTCGATACCATGCAGCGTTCAGAAGACGGAACGGTGAAAAATGCTGTTCGTTTGCATGATGGTTTGGTGGTTGAATCCGTGTTGATTCCTACTGAAACACGTACTACTGCCTGTGTTTCCAGTCAGGTAGGGTGTAGTTTGGATTGTAATTTTTGTGCTACTGCGCGTTTGAAAAGAATGCGGAATCTGGAGCCAGGGGAAATTTACGATCAGGTTTTGGCTATCGATCGCGAAAGCCGTTTGTATTACAATCATCCGTTGTCAAATATTGTTTTCATGGGAATGGGTGAGCCATTGATGAATTATAATAATGTCATTAAGGCTATTTCGATGATTACTTCGGAAGAAGGATTGGGAATGTCCCCGAAACGAATTATGGTTTCAACTTCTGGAATTCCTAAGATGATAAAGAAAATGGCCGATGATGAGGTCAAATTCAAATTGGCAGTTTCCCTGCATTCAGCCATTGATGAAATCAGAGCCCGAATTATGCCTTTTAGTAAAAACTTTCCTTTAGCTGATTTGCGTGAAGCTTTGGAATATTGGTACCGAAAAACTAAAAGTAAAATTTCTTATGAATATGTGGTTTGGAAAGGAATCAACGACAATAAGGCTTCGGTAGATGCTTTGGTTAAATTTTGCAAATATGTTCCTTGTAAAGTTAACTTGATTGAATATAATCCTATTGATGATGGCGAATTTCAACAAGCTTCTGAGGAATCCATAAATGCTTATATTAAGGCTTTAGAAGCTATTGGAGTGGTAGTTAAAGTAAGGAGAAGTCGTGGAAAAGATATAGATGCGGCCTGTGGGCAATTAGCTAATAAAGAAGTCTGA
- a CDS encoding polyprenyl synthetase family protein: MNVTSQIKQPIFNEMELFEKKFYESMSSQVALLNRITYYIVNRKGKQMRPMFVFLTAKMISGGIVNERTYRGASVIELIHTATLVHDDVVDDSNRRRGFFSINALWKNKIAVLVGDYLLSKGLLLSIDNGDFDLLQIISVAVREMSEGELLQIEKARRLDITEDVYYEIIRKKTATLIAACCALGAKSVSEDVVQVENMRKFGELIGMAFQIKDDLFDYTEDAIGKPTGIDIKEQKMTLPLIHVLNICSKKEKTWLINSIKNHNKDKKRVKEVIAFVKNNNGLTYAENKMIEFQQEALSLLQNYPDSEFKDALTLMVNYVIERKK, from the coding sequence ATGAATGTTACCTCTCAAATAAAACAGCCCATATTTAATGAAATGGAACTTTTTGAAAAAAAGTTCTACGAGTCGATGTCTTCTCAAGTGGCGTTGTTAAACAGAATTACGTATTACATCGTTAACAGAAAAGGAAAACAAATGCGTCCGATGTTTGTTTTTCTAACCGCTAAGATGATTTCCGGAGGAATTGTGAACGAAAGAACCTATCGGGGTGCTTCGGTTATCGAGTTGATTCATACGGCAACCTTAGTACATGATGATGTGGTGGATGACAGTAACCGTCGTCGCGGATTTTTCTCAATTAATGCTCTTTGGAAAAATAAAATTGCTGTACTTGTAGGTGATTATTTATTATCCAAAGGATTGTTGCTTTCTATAGATAACGGTGATTTTGATTTACTTCAAATTATTTCTGTCGCTGTGCGTGAAATGAGTGAAGGCGAATTACTTCAAATAGAAAAAGCCCGAAGACTCGATATTACTGAAGATGTTTATTACGAAATTATTCGAAAAAAAACGGCAACACTTATTGCAGCTTGTTGTGCATTGGGAGCCAAATCAGTTTCTGAAGATGTAGTTCAGGTAGAAAATATGCGAAAGTTTGGCGAATTAATTGGAATGGCTTTTCAGATAAAGGATGATTTGTTTGATTATACTGAAGATGCTATTGGAAAACCAACAGGAATCGATATTAAAGAACAAAAAATGACTTTGCCTTTAATTCATGTTTTGAATATTTGTTCGAAAAAAGAAAAAACATGGTTAATCAATTCGATAAAAAATCACAATAAAGACAAGAAACGCGTTAAAGAAGTGATTGCTTTTGTGAAAAACAATAACGGTTTGACTTATGCCGAAAATAAAATGATTGAATTCCAACAGGAAGCTCTTTCTTTACTTCAAAATTATCCCGATTCCGAATTCAAAGATGCTTTGACTTTGATGGTGAATTATGTTATCGAAAGGAAAAAATAA
- a CDS encoding RNA polymerase sigma factor, with protein MKVINLHQQENELIRLAVENNRQAQQKIYSQFSPKMLSVCRQYVKDIHQAEDIMITAFMKVFTNLKNFQFKGSFEGWIRRIMVNECISFIRVHKKLKYIEDDFVIGRDEESFDSIESQFSVADIQFLIDSLPDGYKIVFNLYAIEGYKHQEIAGMLGISEGTSKSQLSHARKVLKGQINKLKKYSNGTE; from the coding sequence TTGAAAGTAATCAACTTACATCAGCAGGAAAACGAACTAATCCGGTTAGCGGTCGAAAACAATCGACAAGCTCAACAAAAGATTTATAGTCAGTTTTCACCCAAAATGCTAAGTGTTTGCCGTCAATATGTAAAAGACATTCATCAGGCCGAAGATATCATGATAACTGCTTTTATGAAAGTGTTTACCAATTTGAAGAATTTTCAATTCAAAGGAAGTTTCGAAGGTTGGATAAGACGAATCATGGTAAACGAATGTATTTCGTTTATCAGGGTTCACAAAAAACTGAAGTATATCGAAGACGATTTCGTCATTGGACGCGATGAGGAAAGTTTTGATTCTATTGAAAGTCAATTTTCGGTAGCTGATATTCAGTTTTTGATAGACAGTTTACCAGATGGGTATAAAATAGTTTTCAATTTGTATGCTATTGAAGGATATAAACATCAGGAAATTGCAGGTATGTTAGGAATTAGCGAAGGGACGTCTAAATCGCAGTTATCGCATGCCAGAAAAGTATTGAAGGGACAAATTAATAAGTTGAAAAAGTATAGCAATGGAACCGAATAA
- a CDS encoding OmpH family outer membrane protein, giving the protein MQKYILFILIISFAFATNLNAQKKGSYKKVLDWGYWQAEQPEYEMSLEKNVEFNNENILTIKSVKSKINGFGTLMKTTKPDLYLGKTVKMTAYVKNEDVKSWAGLWMRVDYYDSNVLAFDNMEKRPIKGTSDWGKYEIVLFVPVEATSISYGVLLAGTGQVWFKDVKFEIVDDTVPETGINKGRENKVLSFEAKAKAIGNEIKRITDEEKNALKAEVSSIDKEIGEGIISKEKVAELKLKKAQEHAANIEKRVAVEQEKLNQLVQDKVDGKIGEEANPKKKGGTLILGSNNDSFDNGREINLASMKVYNGHDDKLNRHIKRTTSQIVFAIGANNLITDGAVGNSDFKYARSHFYEWGLTYNTRILKNDNLLHAKYGLSLMYNNLRPTDNRNFQVNGNQTDLVINPVVLKDSRFRNVNLVVPLHLEFDFTKPTVINDKTYFKSHDGFRLGLGGYFGVNLKSKQILKYDIDEYASREVTKGNFNMNDFIYGLSTYVGYKATSLYLKYDLNPLFKDNAVKQNNVSLGLRFDFN; this is encoded by the coding sequence ATGCAAAAATATATTTTATTTATACTAATAATATCGTTTGCTTTTGCAACGAATCTGAATGCCCAAAAAAAGGGAAGTTATAAAAAAGTTTTAGATTGGGGATATTGGCAAGCTGAACAGCCAGAATACGAGATGAGTCTTGAAAAAAACGTTGAATTCAATAATGAAAACATCTTAACTATTAAATCAGTTAAAAGTAAAATTAATGGTTTTGGAACGCTTATGAAAACGACTAAACCTGATTTGTATCTAGGAAAAACAGTTAAAATGACTGCTTATGTTAAAAATGAAGATGTAAAATCTTGGGCTGGGCTTTGGATGCGTGTTGATTATTATGATAGTAATGTTCTTGCTTTTGATAATATGGAGAAAAGACCTATAAAAGGAACATCTGATTGGGGAAAATATGAAATTGTTTTATTTGTTCCTGTTGAAGCAACATCTATTTCTTATGGCGTTTTATTAGCTGGAACTGGTCAAGTTTGGTTTAAGGATGTAAAGTTCGAAATTGTTGATGATACTGTTCCTGAAACAGGGATAAATAAAGGAAGAGAAAATAAAGTATTGTCATTTGAAGCCAAAGCCAAAGCAATTGGTAATGAAATTAAAAGAATAACAGATGAGGAGAAAAATGCTCTAAAAGCTGAAGTAAGTTCAATAGATAAAGAAATTGGAGAAGGAATAATTTCTAAAGAAAAAGTAGCAGAACTTAAATTGAAAAAAGCACAAGAACACGCCGCTAATATTGAAAAAAGAGTTGCTGTTGAGCAAGAAAAACTAAATCAATTGGTTCAGGATAAAGTTGATGGAAAGATAGGTGAAGAAGCTAATCCGAAAAAGAAAGGTGGTACGTTAATTTTAGGAAGTAATAATGATTCTTTTGATAACGGTAGAGAGATTAATCTTGCTTCAATGAAGGTTTATAATGGTCATGATGACAAGTTGAATCGTCATATAAAACGAACAACAAGTCAGATTGTTTTTGCTATAGGAGCCAATAATTTAATTACTGATGGGGCGGTTGGAAATTCTGACTTTAAATACGCGAGATCGCATTTTTATGAATGGGGATTGACCTATAATACCAGAATATTAAAAAACGATAATTTATTGCATGCTAAATACGGTTTGTCATTAATGTATAATAATTTGCGACCAACAGATAATCGTAATTTTCAAGTGAATGGCAATCAGACTGATCTTGTAATTAATCCAGTTGTTTTAAAAGATTCTCGTTTTCGAAATGTTAATTTGGTAGTGCCTTTGCATTTGGAATTTGATTTTACAAAACCGACCGTTATAAACGATAAGACTTATTTTAAATCTCATGACGGTTTTAGATTAGGTTTAGGTGGTTATTTTGGAGTTAATCTAAAATCTAAACAAATTCTTAAATATGATATTGATGAATATGCTTCAAGAGAAGTGACTAAAGGGAATTTTAATATGAATGATTTTATCTATGGTTTGAGTACTTATGTAGGTTACAAGGCAACTAGCTTGTATTTAAAATATGATTTAAATCCTTTGTTTAAAGATAATGCAGTCAAGCAAAACAATGTTTCTTTAGGATTGCGATTTGATTTTAACTAA